The nucleotide sequence TCGGGTGTGATCCATACCGATGACACGAGCATCAAAATGCTGTCCGAAGGTCAGTGCCAGAACTGCAAGTTCTGGACGTATATCGGCGATCCCGCTCATCCGTATGTCGCCTACGAATTCAGCCTGACGCGCGCTGGGAGGAACCCGTCCCGGTTTCTGGAAGGCTTCTCGGGTTATCTGCAGGCGGATGCCTTCAGCGGGTACGACCAGATCTATGCCAAAGAACAGGTGACAGAAGTCGCCTGCATGGCACATTGCCGCCGGTACTGGCAGGAGGCCAGTCACACCGATGCGCGACGGGCGTACGAAGCGCTGGGCTACATCTCACGGTTGTATCAACTGGAGTCTGAATTCGAAGCGGCAGGGCTGAGCGGTGCATCACTGCGTGACGCACGCCAGCAGCATGCGGTTGGGATTCTCAAGACCTTCCGCAGCTGGCTGAACGAAGAGCAAAACCAGGTACTCCCCAAGAGTCCGATCGGACAGGCCTTCACCTACACACTGAATCAGTGGGAGGCGACCTGCCGCTACACCGACGACGGTGCACTGCAGATCGATAATAATCTGGCGGAGCGGATGATGAAGCCTCCCGCCATCCTGCGGAAGAACATGCTGTTCGTCGGCGGCGAACAGGGAGGTCATCGCGCTGCGATCCTGCTCAGTCTGGTCGGCAGTGCCAAGTACTGCGAGGTGGAACCGTGGCACTGGCTGCGAGCGGTCCTGGAGGAACTCCCTAAACGACTACGCACGGGAGCAGATCCCCCCGACCTGACAGATCTGCTCCCCGATCAATGGCTGAAGGCCCATCCCGAGCACCGCTGGAAGATCGAAACGATCCGAAAAAAAGAACGCCACAGGTCCAAACAACAAAAAGCCAACAAGAGAAAGAAACGCTGAACCCCCAATCTCATCCACGGGGGCCTACTTCACCGTGCGCTTACCCTATTACTTGCCCAGCGGGCAGTCTCTGGTCGTCGCTTCGCCGCACGAGCCTTTCCCCACCGGGGGCGAATTCCTGGTTGCCGCCGTCCAGGACGCGGTCGGGCAAAGTCAGCGGAATGAACACAGCTACTGCGATTTCGTTCGCAAAACCATGGCTGCGGGCTGCGTCGGTTACTTCGTACAAATCAGCGGCCGACGGGTCATCTACTTCGGACGAAACGGCGAAAGCCACGTCGAACACTTTCCGGGTGCCGACGCATAGAGGGCGGGAGTTTCTGCCAGCCCTCGTCCGAGCAGGTGTTGTTTACTCTTTGATCGCTTCCCGCACCTTCTGACAAAGCTGACGGTACAGCGGACCATACTGCGGATCTTCATCAAGATTTTTCAGGCCCGAGCCCCGGAGTTTTTCGAACCGGACCGGGGTATTCTCGCCCCGTTCGACCGCCTCCTTCAGCGCCTGATAGGCGGTTTCGACATTTCCCTGCAGTGAGGCGGCGATTGCCAGAATCACCTGTTTGCTGCGGCTGCGTTTGATGGAGCCGTCGCTGCGGAGCATCAGATCCTCGGCCCGTCGCGCGAGGGTCTTTGCTTCGTTCTCATCTTTGTTCACAAGAGCAATCGAGGCACGCGTGACCAGACACCAGGCAAAGTCATCCTTGCTGTTCGGATCGTTTTGCACCTGCTGCTCGGCGATTGTCACCGCGCTGCGGGCTCGGGCGAGATACTGGGCCGCTGTTTCCGGATGGTCGAGCGATTGCCAGGTCAGAACCTCCGCAAGGCAGTTCTGGTAATAGGCCAGGTCAGAAGCGTAGATTCGGATGCGGGGGAATTCCCGAGTCAGTTCCATCTGAAGCTGGACGGTCTTTTCAAGCTGCTTGACGGCGAGTTCCAGGTCACCGCCGTAGCTCCGTTCCAGCATTCCGAAGTTGCCCAGCCCGCGTGCGTACTGAAAGCGAAACTCTTCATCCTGACTGTTCGATTCATAAAGCTTTCGTCGCAGGTCCTGTGAGTCGTTGTAGCGCCGCTCGGCTTTCGAGACGTAACCTTGCGCCAGATGCAAGTCCCCCAGATATCCGTAGCTGCGTGCCAGGTCTCGCTCCAGGTGACTCTTGTCGATCTGGCTCTTCTCACGCAGCATGAGCCTTTTCAGAATATGAACACTTTCGTCGAAGCTGCTTTCCGATTCGACGAGAGCCCGCTTGTAGTCCTGATCATCGGCCTCACGACTGAGGTAAACCTGTCCCAGCAGATGGAAAATTTCGGCTTGATCCCGCTCCAGCAGCGCGTCGTTGCGGTTGATCTGGTGCAGCGTCTCCGCCATGTCGCGGGCCTGCTTCAGCAGACCTTCCGCCAGTACGTACTCTTCCCGCTGCAGGTGGACGAGACTTTTGTTGAGTTTGACATCGACTAACCGCCGCTGCAGTTCGTTCTTCGATGCGGCGGGCTTATCGCTGTCGAGCTGCTTTTCGTAAGTCTCTTCCGCCTGATGGAAGTACTTCAGGACGTCATTGGTGTCTTCCCCCAGGACGCGAGCGACCGTAGCGCGGAGCTGATAGACCCGACCCGTGTGCAGGGCCATCCCCGGCACGTTTTCGTAATCCTGCAGATAGTCGACGGCGAAATCGTTGATCCGGTTCATCGCGGGTTCGAGCACTGACAAATTGTGCGTTTCCCCGTTCGCCAGCGGTCGGCAAAGATCTTCCAGCGTTTTCAGCGAGGTATCGAGAGTCTTCTCGACGATCGCATTCTGATCCTCGATGTAGCGTCGTTTCTCTTCTTCAATTCGCTGTGAGAATCGGAAACGGTCCGTTTCGTAGATCATCCACGCGGATACGATCGAAACCGCCAGCGCCGCAGTCCCCAGACTGATCGCGATTCCGCGATGTCGTCGAGCAAGTCGAAAAAATTTGTGGTACCAGCGGTCTGGTGCCACCAGCAGTTCGTCGTCCCGCATCCAGCTCGTCAGATCGCGAGCGAGCAGTGTGGCGGTGGAGTAGCGCGAGCCAGGTGAGAGGCTCATGGCCTTCAGGCAGATTGCTTCGAGGTTTCGCGGGATCGAGTGGATGACCTGATGAGGTCGCGGGAACTGCGCGTTCCGAACCTTTTCGCGGACCTGGGGGTCACGGCCGTCAAAGGGGGGCTTGCCCGTCAGAATTTCATAAAGGGTCGCACCAAGGCTATAGACATCGCTGGTCGGCGAG is from Schlesneria sp. DSM 10557 and encodes:
- a CDS encoding IS66 family transposase, yielding MSTDGSILPDDVEQLKAMIAARDAVIARREAVLLQRDIEIVGHRAVIAQKEMVITSLHDVVEQQQAKLERVHEQLARLLRERYGPRKERVDPNQLTLFTPEELAELIRELKRDQQDSVSTDDGSLPQDESLGAAKPKGHGRRPIPAEIPRETIVHELTEQERLCPCCGELRAEIGREVSEQLEFIPARLKAIRHERVRYACRGCEEHVVLAPKPPQPIDKGLPGPGLLANLIVSKYGDYLPLYRMEDILSRYRLLLRRSTLCDWVASMADLLTPLYDLLCQRVRQSGVIHTDDTSIKMLSEGQCQNCKFWTYIGDPAHPYVAYEFSLTRAGRNPSRFLEGFSGYLQADAFSGYDQIYAKEQVTEVACMAHCRRYWQEASHTDARRAYEALGYISRLYQLESEFEAAGLSGASLRDARQQHAVGILKTFRSWLNEEQNQVLPKSPIGQAFTYTLNQWEATCRYTDDGALQIDNNLAERMMKPPAILRKNMLFVGGEQGGHRAAILLSLVGSAKYCEVEPWHWLRAVLEELPKRLRTGADPPDLTDLLPDQWLKAHPEHRWKIETIRKKERHRSKQQKANKRKKR
- a CDS encoding DUF1398 domain-containing protein produces the protein MRLPYYLPSGQSLVVASPHEPFPTGGEFLVAAVQDAVGQSQRNEHSYCDFVRKTMAAGCVGYFVQISGRRVIYFGRNGESHVEHFPGADA
- a CDS encoding protein kinase; the encoded protein is MSTDTRSSERNSLDAAISEWFREIRAGAEPNSVEFLTRYPEIRTELQAFLENFTIIQSRIDQHNAGETPKPDSTSSSRPVSVHSSSPQSIVTAVSLGNTDVTAGSVSSHARYRELKLFNKGGLGDLYRAYDESLNRETAVKRVNDRAASEPALLTQFRIEAEITGRLDHPGVVPVYGYGEDAEHRPFYVMRLINGRELAAAIREYHSVRSVRPNSQEARRMLLTLLEHLISACKTVAYAHDVGIIHCDIKPANIMVGQYGETFVLDWGLASTFERTKTFMKNELDLLRPKSAGDAAGNSLRGGTYGYISPEQLSSDEPISPTSDVYSLGATLYEILTGKPPFDGRDPQVREKVRNAQFPRPHQVIHSIPRNLEAICLKAMSLSPGSRYSTATLLARDLTSWMRDDELLVAPDRWYHKFFRLARRHRGIAISLGTAALAVSIVSAWMIYETDRFRFSQRIEEEKRRYIEDQNAIVEKTLDTSLKTLEDLCRPLANGETHNLSVLEPAMNRINDFAVDYLQDYENVPGMALHTGRVYQLRATVARVLGEDTNDVLKYFHQAEETYEKQLDSDKPAASKNELQRRLVDVKLNKSLVHLQREEYVLAEGLLKQARDMAETLHQINRNDALLERDQAEIFHLLGQVYLSREADDQDYKRALVESESSFDESVHILKRLMLREKSQIDKSHLERDLARSYGYLGDLHLAQGYVSKAERRYNDSQDLRRKLYESNSQDEEFRFQYARGLGNFGMLERSYGGDLELAVKQLEKTVQLQMELTREFPRIRIYASDLAYYQNCLAEVLTWQSLDHPETAAQYLARARSAVTIAEQQVQNDPNSKDDFAWCLVTRASIALVNKDENEAKTLARRAEDLMLRSDGSIKRSRSKQVILAIAASLQGNVETAYQALKEAVERGENTPVRFEKLRGSGLKNLDEDPQYGPLYRQLCQKVREAIKE